Within Melospiza georgiana isolate bMelGeo1 chromosome 33, bMelGeo1.pri, whole genome shotgun sequence, the genomic segment GGCTCCGTCCGGCGTTTTTTGGGATCGTATTCGGGATTTCTGTGGGTTTTCCTGCTGCCCTCGTGCTCCCGCTGTCTCCAGTGGCACTGAACCTGTGTGCCGATGTGCAGATGCATCATTCCAGGGATCTGTACCCTCTGGAAGGGTTTATCCAGGAGTGACTTGgagccagctcctggcaggtgaggagcagctccaggtgctcccCAGGACACTTTCTGTTCCCTGCAGAGCAAGGAATTCCCTGTTCCCCAGCCGGCCACATGGAATTCCCAGCAACTCCCCAGGTGTTTGTCCTGGTCCCTGGGTGTTTgtcctggtccccagccctgctcctcggGGAAAAGCCTcgcccagctgctctgcaggtggAGCTCCCCTGGCTCTTTGTTGTCAGAGCTGGTTCCTTATCAGCCTGGGAGCGGGCTTGGGATGGGGTTGGGATGGGCTCCAGGCTTGGGATGGGGTTGGGATGGGCTCCAggcctgggatggggctgggatgggctcctGCCTGTTTTCCAGAGGGCATTCCTGCACCTGGAGCTGAGGTGGGAGGGCGGGGATGGACCTGCCTgagcattcctgcctgcagaaGGCACGGTGGGGATTTCCTGGCGTTCCAGGGGCTTCATCCCAGCTCCCCTTCCTTGCTGAGCCCCATCCATGGGGTTTAGCCCCAAAGGAGGGATTGTGGTGCTGTTCTCAGGGACTGCAGGGGCTTCAGAGGGGCAAACTCCTGACCTGGATGGGGACTTGGGAGGTTGGAGCTCTGTGAGGAGGTCAGAGCTCTCCAAGGGGTTGGAGCTCTGTGAGATTGGAGCTCCATGAGGAGATTGGAGCTCTCCAAGGGGTTGGAGCTCTGTGAGATTGGAGCTCTCCAGGGGGTCGGAGCTCCATGAGATCAGGGCTCTCCTAGATGTTGGAGCTCTCCAAGGGGTCAGAGCTCCATGAGGAGATCAGAGCTCTCCAGGAGGTCAGAGCTCTGTGAGATTGGAGCTCCATGAGGAGATCAGAGCTCTCCAGGAGGTCGGAGCTCTGTGAGATTGGAGCTCCATGAGGAGATCAGAGCTCTCCAAGAGATTGGAGCTCCATGAGGAGATCAGAGCTCTCCAGGAGGTCGGAGCTCTGTGAGATTGGAGCTCCATGAGGAGATCAGAGCTCTCCAGGAGGTCAGAGCTCTGTGAGATTGGAGCTCCATGAGGAGATCAGAGCACTCCAGGGGTTTGGAGCTCCGTGAGGTCAGAGCTCTCCAGGGCGTTGGAGCTCCATGAGGAGATTGGAGCTCTCCCGTATGTTGGAGCTCCATGAGGAGATTGGAGCTCTCCCGTATGTTGGAGCTCCATGAGGAGGTCAGAGCTCTGTGAGGAGCCCAAGCTGAGCTCGGGGGGGATCCCGGGGGGGTTCCCTGGCCCCCTTGTCACTGacctgtccctgtccgtgtccctCAGGATGGACCGCATGACGGAGGACGCGCTGCGCCTGAACCTGCTCAAGCGGAGCCTGGAGCCGGCCGAGGAGCGCGAGGACGTGCTGGCCAAGAGGCTGAAGATGGAGGGCCACGAGGCCATGGAgaggctgaagatgctggcgcTGCTCAAGCGCAAGGACCTGGCGGGGCTGGAGGTGCCCCACGAGCTGCCCGTGAAGCCGGACGGGATCAAGGGCTACGAGGAGAAGCTCAACGGGAGCCTGAGGCCCCACGGCGACGGGcgcggcgcggcccggccgggCAAGGAGAACATCAACGACGAGCCCGTGGACATGAGCGCCAGGAGGAGGTGGGTGCTGGCAGTTCCGGGCTGGGGGTGaaatggggtttggggggtcctggaGAGCCCCTTGTGGTGACACCGAGAGCTGGGCGTGGTGGCAtgagagggaatggcttccatGGACAGAGGGTGGGTGGGATGGGAAGGTGGCCACAGAGATTTGTGGattcctcatccctggaagtgtctgatgccaggctggagcagcctgggacggtgggaggtgtccctggagggTCCTGCTCAGGGCGAGGAGCAGCATCCTCAGCGGAATTAATTCCTTGGATGTTGTGCAATGTGAGGGTTCCAGCGGGGCACCAGCGTCGCACACGGACACTTGGATGGGCACGGGAAATCAGCCCTGGGAACGCTGGGAATGCTCCACTCTGAGTTGAGAACTGAGGCTGGGAACGTCTCATTTTCCTGGATTTTCCCTGGGAATGTGCTCCACCTCTCCTCACCTCTGCCTgcctccctggccctggctgctctccaatGACTCTGTTGGAATTCTGCTCTCCCCTGCACAAAGGAAACCCAACAATTGGTGATTCCTCACGGATGGATCCGTTTTACTCCTTGGATTTGGACTCTGGCTCTGCCTTGTTCCCCTGGTGGAATGTCAGTGATCCAGCCTGGATTTATTGGGATGCTCCTCAAAACaatccccaggagctgcaggagggacagcCCTGACCCAGGAAAATCCCACCCAGATTGGAACTCCTGGCACTCAGCCTGCTTTGCCTCGGCCTCCTCCTCcttgggatgctctgggatttctctgctggagccctggtGCTTTGGAATATCCACAAAAGCAGCTGGAATGTTTGGGAGcaatcccagctctgagcatctccccagccctggagcagccaaacctgggagctgggattggctctgggctccctcctGGGTGCTCAGGGTTTGGGATGAGAAATTCCACGGTGTCCCCTCAGTGCAGGGACCTTCCAGGGAGCTGGAATCACCTCCACAGTGGATTATCCCACACTTTTCCAAggctctccagcagcagggatggaacCCAGGCTCTCAAAGGGCTTTCCTCGGACTCTCCTTGCCTGGATGGTGCCAGCTGGATCCTGCTGGACTCCACCActgatttttggttttatttctttgccctgctgctcctttggtTTCCCAATCCCGGCATGGATCAGATGGATATTCATGCAGGTTTTCCTTCATGGAGTGAGCTTTTCCAATAGATTTGGGTTGGGATAGGCTTGGAGTGGTGCTGTTAATGgaggggggctcagcccctTCTCCACCACAGTGAGGATTCCAGGCTGGAGTATCCCTGGAGTATCCCTGGAGtatccctgcagccctggggagggagggagtgcATTTGAGGGAGTCCTTCCCTCCTGGTGTCCATGGGAGCTGCACTGCTCTGGATCTGTGCTGGAACGAGGGGGATCctcctcccaaaatcccacattGCTGGTTCTGTGGGGctccccaaattcctgcttCACTGGGGCTCCCAGATCCCCAATTCCTGGGGGCTCCCCAGTTCCTGCCTCACTGGAGCTCCCCAATCCCAATTTCTGCCTCACTGGGGCTCCCCAATCCCAATTCTGCCTCACTGGGGCTCCCAGATCCCCAATTCCTGCCTTACTGGGGCTCCCCAATCCCCAATTCCTGCCTCACTGGAGTTCCCCAATCCCAATTCCTGGGGGCTCCCCAATTCCTGCCTCACTGTGCCTCCCCCAATACCAATTCCTGCCTCACTGGGGCTCCCCAGATCCCCAGTTCCTGCCTCACTGGGGTTCCCCAATCCCAATTCTGCCTCACTGGGGCTCCCCAATTCTGCCTCACTGTGCCTCCCCCAATCCCCAATTCCTGCCTCACTGGGGCTCCCCCAATCCCAATTCCTGCCTCACTGGGGCTCCCCAAATCCCAATTCCTGCCTCACCGTGCCTCCCCCAGTGCCCAGTTGTGCCTCAGAGGGGTCCCCAGTTCCTGCCTCActggctcctgtccccacagtgaCCAGGAGCGGGGCAGGCTGACGCCGTCCCCGGACATCATCGTCCTGTCGGACAACGAGGCCTCCAGCCCCCGCTCCAGCTCCCGCATGGAGGAGCGGCTCAAGGCGGCCAACCTGGAGATGTTCAAGGTGAGGCCACGGGGACTCCGTCCTGGAAAGGCACGGCACGAGGGGGGTGAAGGGTTTGGGGAGGGATGAAATGTTTGGGGTATTGGGGAGAGATGAAATGTCTGGGGCATTGGGGAGGGATGAGGCGTTTGGGGAGGGATGAAACATTTGGGGAACTGGGGTGGAATGAAACATTTGGGGCATTGGGGAGGATGAAGCATTTGGGGAGGATGAAGCTTTTGGGGAGGGATGAAGCTTTTGGGACATTAAGGAGGGATGAAGCATTTGGGGAGGGATTGAAGCATTTTGGGGCATTGGGATGGATTGAAGCTTTTGGGACATTGAGGGGATGAAGCATTTGGGGAGGGATTGAAGCATTTGGGGTATTGTGGGAGGATGAAGCATTTGGGGCCTTCCTCAGCCAGTTCCAGGTGCAGCCCCCCCGTTCGCACACCTGTGGTCCCCATTCCCACTTGGATTcacctttctcctttcccttgcTCACGTCCTGCTGGGTTTGTGGGGGTTTCCAGGGGAAGAGCctggaggagaggcagcagctgatcAAGCAGCTCCGGGACGAGCTGCGGCTGGAGGAGGCCCGGCTGGTGCTCCTCAAGAAGCTGCGGCAGAGCCAGCTCCAGAAGGAGAACGTGGTGCAGAAGGTGAGGGCCGGGCATGGCTGGGATAAGGGGTGCCCACGGAGCCCCCACCCCACGTGTGGGATTCCCTAAATCCCCTCCTGGGAATGCAAATCCTGTCCTTGGTGCCCCCCAGACCCCCGTTGTCCAGAACGCCGCGTCCATCGTGCAGCCGTCGCCCGCCCACgtgggacagcagggcctgtcCAAGATCCCCTCCCGGCCCGGGGCTCAGGGCGTGGAGCCGCAGAATTTAAGGACATTACAGGTGAGAATTCCTGGGTTTTCctggaaaatgctgattttggTGGGTGCACACACAGCTGAGGGGTTTTTCCTTCAATTCCCGGTGtttggggttgggtttgggtttgtcaGGAATTAAGAATCAGTGATCCTTGTGGAGAtggatattccatgattttctGAATGTCCAGTGTCCCAGAGTGGGGTGAGGATGGTGGGAATTCTCCAAggcctgcagcctccctgctgctcccaaaggAGAAATGTTTGCTCCATGGATTTCTGCTCTCCTTGACCATGGGGTAAAGGTCCACAGTCCTCAAAAATCCAGGAgagtttggggaaaaaacaagGGATCTGGGGCCTCCCAcgggaattagggatgtgccaGCTTGAGCTGGGGGAAAGGGCCACAATCCTGTAAAATCCAGGAGAGTTTGGGGAAAAATGAAGGATTTGGGGCCTTAGAGATTAATGGGATTCTGGATAAGCAGGAACTCCATGGATCAGGGAATCGATGCTCCAagttttccctcatttttctcCGATTTTATCACCGAGCTCTGGGGGGATGTTTGTGGTTATCCCGAGCCGGTTGCTGTGATTTAACCCCCAATTCCTCCTGGATCCCCCCAGGGCCACAGCGTGATCCGCTCGGCcgccagctcagccctgccccacatGCTGATGTCCCAGCGCGTCatcgcccccagccccgcgcAGCTCCAGGGCCAGCGCGGGCCCCAGAAACCCGGCCTGGTGCGCAGCTCCACGCCCGGCATGAGCCCCGCCATCAACTACCAGCCGGTGGGTCGCTGGTctgggctggtttgggctggTTGGGCACTGGTTTGGGCTGGTCTGCGCTGGTTTGGGCTGGTCTGCACTGGTTTGGGCTGGTTGGGCACTGGTTTGGGCTGGTCTGCGCTGGTTTGGGCTGGTTTTCACTGATTTGGGCTGGTTGAGCACTGGTTTGGGCAGGTTTTCAGTGGTTTGGGCTGCCTGGGCACTGGTTGGTACCAGTTTGCCCTCAGTTTTTACCGGTTTGGGCAGTAGTTAAGGCTGGTTGAGCACTGGTTTGGGCACTGGTGTGTACCAGTTTGTACTGGTTTGGGCCAGTTTGCACCAGTTTGGGCTGGTTTGCACGACCCCCATCCCAAGGCCCCACCTGCTCCACAATTCCCAGGACTCCCCAGTCCTTCTGACCccgcagcagctcctggtgctccaggggTCTGTGACCCTGGCACTCCCAGCAATCCTGAATCCCCacctgatcccaaatccccacctGATCCCAAATCCACACCTGATCCCAAATCCACACCTGATTCCAAATCCCCActctgatcccaaatccccactgTGATCCCGAATCCCCACCTGCTCCTAAATCCCCACTGTGATCCCGAATCTCCACCTGATCCTGAATTCGTGCCCTGATCCCGAATCCCCACCTGATCCCAAATCAAGTCCTGATGCTGAATTCCCCCCGTGATCCCAAATCCCCGCCTGATCCTGAATTTGTGCCCTGATCCTGAATTCCCCCTGTAATCCTGAATCCCCACCTGATCCCGAAATCTCAccctgatcccaaatccccacctGACCCCAAATCTCCCCCGCAGCAATCGGGCTCATCGGTGCCGTGCCAGCACTCATCCTCCTCCACCATCTATATGAACCTCACATCCCAAACCTTCACCCTAACTCCAAATTCTCCCCATGATCCCAAATCTCCACcatgatcccaaatccccagaTCCAAAATTCACGccctgatcccaaatccccctggtgatcccaaatccccacctGACCCCATACCTCTCCCCCACAGCAATCAGGCTCGTCGAGCATGCCAGCACTCGTCCTCCTCCACCATCTATATGAACCTCACATCCCAAATTCGCGCCCTGATCCCGAATCCCTCcatgatcccaaatccccccctgtgaccccaaatccccacctgACCCCATACCTCTCCCCCACAGCAGTCGGGCTCGTCGGTGCCGTGCCAGCGCTCGTCCTCATCCACCATCTACATGAACCTCCCATCCCAAATTCGCGCCCTGATCCCGAATCCCCACCGTGATCCTGAATTCTCGCCCTGATCCCCAGTTTACACcctgaccccaaatcccccccatGATCCCAAATTCCCCACCTGACCCCAAATCTCTCCCACAGCAATCGGGCTCGTCAGTGCCGTGCCAGCGCTCGTCCTCCTCCGCCATCTACATGAACCTCGCGTCGCACATGCAGCCGGGCTCGGTGGCCCGCGTGTCGTCCccgctccccagccccagcgcgCTCTCGGACGCCGCCAACTCGCAGGCCGCGGCCAAGCTGGCGCTGCGCAAGCAGCTGGAGAAGACGCTGCTGGAGATCCCTCCCCCGAAGCCGCCGGCGCCGCTGCTGCACTTCCTGCCCAGCGCCGCCAACAGCGAGTTCATCTACatggtggggctggaggaggtggTGC encodes:
- the GATAD2B gene encoding transcriptional repressor p66-beta, encoding MDRMTEDALRLNLLKRSLEPAEEREDVLAKRLKMEGHEAMERLKMLALLKRKDLAGLEVPHELPVKPDGIKGYEEKLNGSLRPHGDGRGAARPGKENINDEPVDMSARRSDQERGRLTPSPDIIVLSDNEASSPRSSSRMEERLKAANLEMFKGKSLEERQQLIKQLRDELRLEEARLVLLKKLRQSQLQKENVVQKTPVVQNAASIVQPSPAHVGQQGLSKIPSRPGAQGVEPQNLRTLQGHSVIRSAASSALPHMLMSQRVIAPSPAQLQGQRGPQKPGLVRSSTPGMSPAINYQPQSGSSVPCQRSSSSAIYMNLASHMQPGSVARVSSPLPSPSALSDAANSQAAAKLALRKQLEKTLLEIPPPKPPAPLLHFLPSAANSEFIYMVGLEEVVQSVIDSQGKSAPAVPRVEPFVCAQCRTDFTPHWKQEKGGRILCEQCQTSNQKKALKAEHTNRLKNAFVKALQQEQEIEQRLQQQAALSPTAAPAVPSVGKQDGILRHHTLRQAPQPQSSLQRGIPTSARSMLSNFAQAPQLSVAGGLLGMPGVNIAYLNAGIGGHKASSLADRQREYLLDMIPPRSISQSISGQK